One genomic region from Syntrophorhabdaceae bacterium encodes:
- a CDS encoding DUF2304 domain-containing protein has product MLQIQIVIGCISIAFFIATFELIRKERLREEYAMLWLLTSCAIAVLSLWPGLVGIISGITGFYYLTAVMGIIFVFFIFLLMHYSIAISRVKEVNKELIQRYALLELRLRNLETDKGAEPMAEPPEQCKTA; this is encoded by the coding sequence ATGCTCCAGATACAAATCGTAATAGGTTGCATAAGCATCGCATTCTTCATCGCCACTTTCGAGCTCATCAGAAAGGAGAGGCTGAGGGAAGAATACGCCATGCTGTGGCTTCTTACTTCGTGCGCAATAGCGGTGCTGAGCCTGTGGCCGGGCCTGGTGGGGATTATCAGCGGGATCACGGGGTTCTATTATCTGACGGCGGTAATGGGCATCATCTTCGTCTTTTTCATATTTCTCCTCATGCACTATTCTATTGCCATCTCCAGGGTGAAGGAAGTAAATAAAGAGCTGATCCAGCGCTACGCCCTTCTGGAGCTCAGACTAAGGAATCTTGAGACTGATAAAGGGGCGGAGCCTATGGCGGAACCGCCGGAACAGTGCAAGACCGCTTAA